Within the Desulfobacterales bacterium genome, the region CAGATGAATGGATCTGGCCGCTCGGCGTCCACCGCCAATCGCCTCTACAACCAGAGATGCACCGGTCTGAGCATCACCGGCAGCAAAAATATAGGGGATATTGGTCTGGAGAGTTTCGGGATCCAGGGCATCGATCGTACTCCAACGAGTGATTTTCAGCTCATCAATCCGTTTTCCTTCATTGGTAAAGTCGATATCCGGCCCCTGACCAATGGCTGAAATGAGCATATCGCAATCCAGCAGTGTTTCTGAGCCTTCAATGGGAACGGGACGGCGTCTGCCGCTGGCATCGGGTTCACCCAGCGCCATCTTCAAGAACTCAATCTGCTTGACAAAACCGTTTTCATCCGGAATAATTTTTGTCGGCGCTGCCAGGAAATGGAAATTAATGCCTTCATGTTCAGCGGCTTCGATTTCCACCATGTTGGCCGGCATCTCGTTTCGGGTACGCCGATACAGAATGGACACATTCGCGCCCAACCGTTTCAAAGTCCGCACACAGTCTATGGCCGTATTTCCACCACCCACCACCACGCAGTTTTTCCCGATGGGGATCACATGGTTGGCATCACCCTGCTGTGTCTCGGCAAAACGGGTCAGAAAGCTGATACCGGTATAGCATCCGCCCATGTCCTCACCCTCGACGCCCAGGTTATAATCTTTCCAGGCGCCAATGCCGAGGAAAATCGCATCATAACCGGCGGCTACCAGAGACTCCACGGTAAAATCCCTGCCCAGCCTGACATTGGGTTTCGCCTCGATACCCAGTTTCAGAATACCGTCAATTTCCCACTGAAGGACTTCTTTGGGTAAGCGGTATTCGGGGATACCATAGCGGATCATCCCACCGAGTTTCGGCATCATTTCATAAATCGTCACCGAATGACCCAGCCGGCGCAGAAAGAACGCACAGCTTAATCCGGCAGGTCCAGCCCCGATCACGGCGATCTTTTTACCGGTATCCGGTGCTTTGGAAATCGGAATCCGTTTTCCGGAATTCATTTCGTAATCCGCGACAAACCGTTTCAGCTGGTTGATGGATACGGCTTCATCTTCAATACCCCTGCGGCAGTAATCCTCACAAGGATGCGGGCATACGCGTCCGCAGGAAAGCAGAAGGGGATTACGCAGACGGATTGTGTTGACGGCGCCTTCATAATCACCTTTTCGAATCTGTTCAATATATTTTGGAATATCAATTTGAGCCGGACAGGTCTGGGCACACGGCGCATGACGACCATCAACCGAATTAAACTCAAGAAGCCGTTCGGACATGGTTTTCACTTTCAGGATATTCTTCGGACATGCCCTTTCACAGGCACCGCATCCCACGCATTTGGCTTCATCAATAACCGGGAACCCCTCTTCACCTAAATGGATTGCATCAAAGGCACAGGCTTTAACACAATCTCCCAATCCAAGACATCCAACGTTGCACTCCCGTTTTCCGCCGTATAAGACGGACAGAGCCTGACAACTGTTGACTCCCGCATACTTGAAAATATCATCGGCTCTGTTTCCACCGGCGCAGTAATTATAGGAACGGACAGCTTCTGCACCCCCGGCTTCCATGCCCATCACTGCGGCAACCTTTGCAGTTCCTTCTGCGCCTGCAACGATACAGACACTGGGTGGGGCTTGACCTGCAACAACCGCAACGGCTGCCGCAGAACACCCCGCAAATCCGCATCCACCGCAGTTGGCTCCTGCCAGGCAGTTTTCCACCTCTGCAATTCGAGGATCTTCGTAGACGTAAAAGACTTTAGAAGCTACGCTGAGAACGATCCCGCATAGAGCCCCTAATGCCAGCATAAAAATAATGGCTGTTGTCACATTTACCTCCTCGGCACATTAATGCTTGTGAACCATAAGAATAATGTTTCCATGATTTATTTATTGGAATCACTAATCATTCCAATAAAACCATCTATAACATTATTTGTTTGTTTGTTTAAATAATTTTTGCTCTGTCATACCATTCCCTTGAAAGAAAAAAACACCAGCGCCAGCATGCCTGCAGTCACCAGGCCAATGGAAGTATCCTGTAACGGTTTTGGAACCCGCGCCAACAGGATCCGTTCACGAACTCCGGCAAAAAGAACCAACGCAAGGCCAAAACCCACTGCATATGAAAATGACGAAACCAGCGTCTGCATAAACGTGTATTCTTCCTTGATATTGATCAGACAGGCGCCCATGACCGCGCAGTTGGTGGTAATCAGGGGCAGAAAAATACCCAGTCCTGCGTAAAGCGCCGGAATGCTTTTTTTCAAAAACATTTCGACAAACTGGACCAGAGCAGCAATCACCAGAATAAACGCGATGGTTCTTAGAAATTCAAGGCCGAACCGGGTTAACACATAGGTGTTAATAACCCATGTAATGCAACCTGCCATAACCAGAACGAATACAACTGCCATTGCCATACCGACTGCTGTCTCCATTTTCTTGGATGTACCCAGAAACGGGCAGTTTCCCAGAAACTGTGCCAGCAGGATATTATTAACAAAAATACAGCTTATTGCGAGGACTAAATAATCCATTTATCGTCTCCTATTTTTTCCCGGCAAGATTCATGAGACAGAGCATAAGTCCCAAGGCCACAAACGCACCAGGAGCCTCAAGCATAAACCCGAACGGCTGATATGAAGCGCCCATAACGGTTGTGCCAAATAACGTTCCTGCGCCGATCAATTCTCGAAGGCCTCCCAGAACGCCGAGCGCGAGGGTGAATCCGATCCCGATTCCCAGTCCGTCAGCAGCAGAGGCCGCTATTCCATTTTTATACGCAAAGGCTTCAGCTCGACCCAAAACGATACAGTTCACGACGATCAATGGAATAAAAATTCCAAGCGTCAAAAACAATGAATATGTATAGGCCTGCATCAACAATTCGACAACCGTAACGAATGTGGCTATGACGACAATAAAACAGGCGATCCTGACTTTAGGCGGTATAATGTTTCTTAAAGCGGAAACCAGAATATTGGAGCACAAAATAACGAATGTGGTTGCCAGCCCCATACCGATCCCGTTTTCTGCAGATTTGGTAACGGCCAATGTGGGACAAAGGCCCAGAACAAGCCTGAACGGTGGTATTTCATCCCACAACCCTTTGGTAAACTCCTGAACAATAGACTTTGCCATCTTTATCTCCTACTTAGTGAAATCTTTTATTTTTTCAGAAACCTGTGGTTTAAGTCTTGAATAGGCTTCGCTTGCCGCCGTCAACGCAAGAGCAACTCCACGAGAGCTGACAGTTGCGCCGCTGAGCGCATCTACCTGTCCGCCATCTTTTTTGACTTTAAACTCTCCGCTTAAGGTCATTCCCTTAAACTGTGCGCTGAATTTAGGATCTGTCTTGGCTTTTGACCCAAGTCCGGGCGTTTCGCTGTGGGTTGTCACACCTACAGCAATAATCTGGTCATTGGCCGGGTTCACCCCCACCATAACGCCAATATCCCCACCAAATCCGCCTCCGAAGGTTTCAAATGCAACGGCTTGACCGTTTGCCCCCAAATTTCCAACGAAAAAACTTCTTTCCACATCACCATCTTTGAGTTTAAACCGGTCTGCGATAGGATCGTTGAGTGCGCCTTCCATGATTTTCATAATGGCAGGGCCTTTAACAAATTGAAGCTGCTGATTTTCAATCTGCGCGCTGGTCCCTGTTCTCAATGCCGCAAGCAGACCTCCTGAAAATATACATAAAACCGTAAGGACTACGACCATTTTTATCATGTCACGCATTTTACGCTACCTTTCCAATCGCTTTTGGCCTGATCTTGTCGAGAAGCGGGCTGACAAGATTCATAAGCAGGATTGCAAAAACCACCCCATCCACGAAAACGCCGATATTCCTGATCAGCACCGTCATAATTCCGGCGCCTGCGCCATAAATAAGCATGGGAATAAAATTAACCGGTGAGGAGGAATCCTCGGTTGCCAGGAAAAAAGCCCCGATCAGCGTATAGCCCGCAAAGAGGTGAAACATTGGACCGGCATATTTTGCAGAATCCGCCATATTGAAAAGCAATGCCGTCACAAAAACACCTACCAGAAAGGAGATGGCGATTTCCCATCGGATGATGCCCCGGATGATCAGATAAATGCCGCCGATGATCAGCCCGAGACCGAAGGTGGCTCCAATTCCGCCGATTTGTTTACCCATCATCAACGCGCCGGTATCAAATGAACTGATAGCCGATACGCCATAGTACTTCAGCATGGCGATCGGATAAACCATGGCAAAATCAAACTCATAGTTCCGATAGGCTTCAGCGAAATCAAACAGATCCGCCCACGAAAGCATCAACACGGCAAGCGCAATCAGAACCGGATTGAAAGGATTGCCTCCAATTCCGCCGTAGACATGTTTGCCAAGTAAAATGGCCACGAAAGTACCCATGAGGATTGCCCACCAGGGCGTTGTCGCCGGAACCATCATGCCCAGAAGCAAACCAATGAGTGCCGCATTCCCGTCACCGATCGATACGGGCCGTTTCATCAGATAGTTCATGACCAGTTCCCAGAGCATTGCGGTGGCAACCGAAAAGGCCAAAACAGCAAGGGCAGGCACACCGTATTGGATCAAACCAAATAGCACTGCCGGCAGCGCCGCAATCATCATATGATAACTTCTTGCGGATATTTGGCTCCCATCATGCCAGAAAGGAGCATGGGATACGATAAATTTTTTCCGATTAGTCATTCGTTGCCTCCACTGTGTTCATCCGGGCAAGTTCATGTTTTGCCAGTCTTATATATTGAAAAATAGGCATTCTTGCCACACATACATAACTGCAAAGACCACATTCGATGCATGAATCCAGGTCATACTGATTCTGAGCTTCTTCATACATCGCGTTTTCCAGAAGTCGGACCAGCATATTTACCGGAATATTGACCGGACACGCCCGGACACATTCACCGCAATTAATGCAGGGATAATCCGATACCAGGGGGATGTCGTCGCTGTCCTGCACGATCAGGGCGTCCGCATCGGCTTCGATCGGCTGATCTTCCGAATAGGCTGCAGTTCCGGTAAAAGGGCCTCCGAAAACGATTCTGTCACCTTCATTGGCAATGACATTAACCGCTTTCAGCACATCCTTAACAGGCGTTCCGATGGTTACCGAAACCAGCGCTTTTGTTTCGTCTTTTCTGATAACGGTTACGATTTTTTCCGAAGGAACTTTTCCCAGCGAAAAGGCTTTACCAATGGAGGCAACGGCTTCGGCACTCATCATATGAACGCCGATATCTTCGCAGCTTTTCCCGGCGGGCACTACCTGCCCCAGAATATCCTTGCAGATCATAAATGGATTTGCCGCCGGATACTGCGCATCTATCACCTTCACCTGTGCGCCGGTTGATGCGGCGGTCTGCGACAGATGTTGCGGCACTGCCATGATAACATTCTGCACCCCGGTTATCTTTTTCAACATCTTAATGCCCTGTTTGATGTCTTCGATACCGGATTTTAAAACATACTGACGGGTCACCAGCATCAAATCGGAATCCGCTCCGCAGATCACAACTGTTTTAATCGGCTTATCTGCGTCAGAAAAAATGGAAAATTCGGGCTTTCCCGGCGCGTAAGCCAGATAGAGTTTCACCTGATTAAAATCCTGTCCCTTGGTGAAGGAGGCAAAATTTTCATCAATTTCTTCCACATCAGCCACGTCTATGGACACAGCCGCTCGCTTCTGTCCTTTTCCGTCGGTGAATTCGGAAACGGAGGATACGGTTCCGGTGACCGGGCTGACAACATCATTGCCTGTGTTGAGAGCAATTTTCTGCCCGGTTTTGACTTTATCACCGTTTTTTACATTAACAACACAATTTGGATCCCATGGTCCATAAGACAGCAATGTCACCTTCTTTGATTTCGGGACTTTCACAGGCGCCGGCAACGTTTCATCAATAACGTCGTATTCCAGCCGGGGCTTTGCCAAACCGATAAACGTTCGTTTTATCATAGCTCAACCTTTTTCTTTTTTGCCGGATTCATAAATTGGTTATGACATAAGCCCGTTTTAATAAACCGACTTAGTCACATGGCATTTGCCGCACTCGACAGGGCCAGCCCCTCCCGCTTCATGACAGCCGACACATTGCTTATGAAATGAATCGGCCCTCATCATCGGTACCTGATCACCCATTCCATCATCAGGTTCATGGCATTCCATACATAATTGAGGCGCCTTGGAAGCTTCCTCTTTCAAGTGACAGTCACCACAAGCCTTCAAGCTCGGATCATCTGCCGGATGATGGTGACAATCACTGCATGCAATCCCATACCCTGAACTGTCAGTATGTGTCTTGTGATCAAATAAGACTTTTCCTGCAGCACATTTGAACATCATCCGAATGGGTTGTTCCGGACTTTTTGCAGGAAAGGCTGCGTAGCTTATTAAGCCTACAACCAACAGCACAATAGCCATTCCGTAAGCCAACTGCAGTTCTTTCTTTGGAGTCATTTTACAAGCATCCTTTCACAGTTTGGTATTAAGAATAAAGCACATTAACGCATTCAAGGAACTACCATTTAGCTTTAACGATTTCAAGATTTTTTTATCTGAAAATACATAATTTTTCTGCTTTTCTAAACTTTGTGAGAAATTAATATGCATACTTACTGGAAGAATTAAAGTAGATAAGACTTTAAATAGTGATATAATTTTATAAATATTTGTTTGTCTGATAATCATCTTTAATATGGTTTAATATGGCCGGTATATTCTGAATGTTTGGGTTTGATCATAACTGCGGCCATATTTTGCTGTGCGTAGCCTCGGAGTCCCGCCCGTTGCCGGCGTACGACATGGCGCGATCCGGGGAAAAGATGTCGGGGCCATGAAGCGTTAAGAAGCGCAAACGGTTTGAGGCGTGCCGAGTTTTTGCGCTTTAGCTTCATGGGCCCGGCATCCCCCGGATCGTGCTGGAGAAGCCGGCAATGGGCGGGACGGACCCCGTGACATTGTGGCCGCAGTTATGATCAAGCCCGAATGTTTTTTACAGGTCTGATTTTCTCCGGATTTTTCCTGTTTTCAAACCCTTCGTTTGCACCGCATCAAAAATATCATGCATATCAAACGTTTTTTTATAATCAGATAGCCGGATGTATTTTTCTTATTTGAATTCTGACAGGTTGATCAGGCAGGATAATTCAGGGATGTGGCTGCTTGAGGAAACCTTAAATTATAAATTTATATATCAGCACAGCATTTATATGACAACTTTTTGCTCACCGCTTATCGATATTTTGTTGATTTGCTTACCATATCAACAAACACCGCAGAGATGGCAGGACTTTCCCCCGCATGATACCGATACCGAACCGGATTTTGCGTTTCCGAGCTCTTTCAACAGAAAGGATTTCCGGATACCGTGGTCTATGAAATCCCATGGAAACAATTCATTCTCCGGGCGTACTCTGTATACAAAAAAATCGGGATTCACGGGGGATGATTTCAACGTTTTGCGCCAATTGCCCCGATTGCCGGCGCACAGCTCCAACACATCTGAAACCCGGCGGTCTCCACGGGACAGTAAGGCCTGGATATATGACCATCTTGGCGTTCCCGAATAGACACGCACATTCGAGACGCTACCCAGATCGCGTTGAATTTTTTTTATTTTCTGTTTAATCTCCGTCAATTCATTCATTGGCACCCATTGAAAGGGAGTAAACGGTTTTGGCACAAAGGGATTAACGCTGACGGTGATCTCTCCGATTCGTTTTCTTGCCCTGCTGGATTTCAAAAAGCAATGCTTGATTTTTCTGCACAGCGCTGAAATCGCTTCCACATCATCCATCGTCTCTTCCGGAAGCCCGATCATAAAATACAGTTTAAGATTGGGAATTCCCGCAGCGACCAGTGCTTCGGCAGCATGAAGGATCTGCTCTTCGGTCAGCCCCTTGTTGATGATATTTCTCATTCGCTGAGATCCGGCATCCGGGGCTATGGTTGCCGTCTTCACCCCGCTGTAGGAAAGCGCCGATATCAGATCATCATCAAGCGCATCCGCCCGGAGCGAACTGAAGGACAGCGTGACATGCTGCTGAGCCACCTGACGGCACAATTCGCCAATACCCGGAAGATCCGATACCGCCGCGCCGACAAGCCCGATTTTATCGGTTATCGATGCACCGTGTTCGATACATTGCCGGAGCAGCGAAATCGGCCTGAATCTGGGAGGTCGATAAATATAGCCGGCACTGCAAAATCGGCAGCCGTGAGGGCATCCCCTGCTGACTTCAATCAGATAGGTCTGATCAAACGTTGTTTCCGGGGTCAGAATACTGCTGCAGGTGGACAGACGGGTCAGATCCTTCACGCATACCCGCTTGATTTTCACAGGCACATCGGCTCTCGGTTCAAAAGATTGAAGCGTGCCATCCTTATGATAGATCGCCGTATACAATGCCGGAACATATACACCCGGCACTTCCCGGGCCAGCAAGCGCAGCATGGGGTCCCGATCGGCATCCGGATCAAACACATCGATGAATCCGGGAAGAATCTCTTCCGCCTCACCGATCATAAAACAGTCGATAAACGCTGAAACCGGCTCTGGATTTATCCAGCAGGCAACCCCCCCTGCAATAATCAGCGGGTGGGGATAATTTCTACCGGATGATCCCAAGGGCAATTTTGACGTTTCGAGAATGGTCAGTATATTGGGAAAATCATTTTCAAACGAAACGGAAAACGCAACGACATCAAATTCACTCAGCAACCGGCCGTGTTCAAGGCTTCGTACCGGACGCCCTTCATCATCAGGTTCCGGCAAAAAGGCTCTGTCACAGACCACATCATCATACTCATTCAGCAGACGGTACACCGTCTGAAATCCGAGATTGGACATACCAATATGATATCGATTCGGATAGACGACAGCAATCCGGATACGATTTTGCCAGCTCTTTCGAATTGTTCCGGTTTCCTTTTCAAGAAACCTGCGGTCTGCATGTTGCGTTTTAGAAACCATTATCGTCTGTGTTTCAAAGCTTTCCCTTCATTGTCACCAGTGACCATCTCAGACGGATACAAATCGGCCGCTGTTAACCGAAGCGTGTTTTTATGAAAAATTTTAAAACCGTTTACCACGAAGGCTAATCAGCCTTTCTTCGCAGAAATGTCGGGATCTCTAAATCACTGTTATCGATAACAAGCCCCTTGTGATTGATTTGAACGGTCCCCGATGGATCTCCAACCGCCTGCTTGTAACGAATGAAGGTGGGTTCATCATAATTGACGGCCCGCTGCATGTCCGCCGGGGTCACATCCCTGACCCTGCCTCTGGCTAATGTGCTGCTGATCTTATCTGCCGCAACCGTTTCAGGGCCCGAACCGATTCCGGTGGCAATCACGGTTACATGCATTTCATCCCCCAGGGAATCATCAATCACCGTACCCCAGATGATCTCTGCCTCATCTCCGACCTCATCATAAATGCGTTCGGATGCCTGAGTCATCTCTTCCATCGTCAGGCCACTGGAACAGGTGATATTCATCAATACCCCCTTGGCTCCGGAAATGGAGATATCCTCGAGAAGCGGATGGGAAATGGCATTTTCTGCCGCTTCAATGGCACGGTTTTTACCACTGGCAATCCCGATACCCATAATGGCCATTCCGGATTTTGCCATGGTAGTTTTGACATCGGCAAAATCAAGATTCACCAGGCCCGGCATCATGATCAGGTCGGTAATGCCCCGGACAGACTGAAGCAGAATTTCATCGGCCTTTTTGAACATCTCAATCAGCGTCGCATCTTTACTGGCAAGACCTCTGAGTCGATCATTGGGAATGATAATAACCGTATCCGCCACTTCTTTCAATGCGTTGATACCTTCTTCGGCCTGGCGGTTGCGCTTTTTACCCTCGAAGGAAAACGGCCGGGTCACAACCGCTACCGTCAGCGCACCGACTTCCTTACCGATTTCAGCGATGACCGATGCCGCCCCGGTTCCGGTCCCGCCGCCGAATCCGGCCGTGATAAATACCATATGGCTGCCCTGAAGGGCTTCCTTGATCGCCTCCTTATTTTCAATCGCTGCCTGCCGTCCGATTTCAGGGTTAGCCCCGGCGCCAAGGCCCTCGGTCAGCTTTTCTCCGATCTGAATCTTGACCGACGCATTGGAAACGTCCAACGCCTGACAATCGGTATTCGCCACGATAAATTTAACCCCCAGAAGGTTGGAGTCGATCATGTTGTTGATTGCGTTTCCACCCGCTCCACCTACTCCGACCACCTTGATTCTCGCCGTTTTTTCATTCTCCACATATGTGAACATTATCCTTCACCTCCTGTTCATTGCGTTTTATTCAAACCGCGTAAAGCTGCCTGTAAAACGAATTTAACTGCACCGGAATTCCATTGTGTCAAATGACTTCTTTAAACCATTTTTTCATGCGCCCCATTACCCGGTTAAATATATTCCGATCACGAATCCTGAAATTTTTCTTGTCCTGATTTTTAGCGCCATACAACACCAGGCCCACGCCGGTAGCATACATGGGATTGTTAACGACATCCACCAAGCCGCTGATACCGATGGGCTTTCCAAGCCGGGCCGGTACATGCAGAACCGATTCGGCTATATCCGTTACGCCTTCCAGCAACGCAGCGCCCCCGGTGACAACCACCCCTGAAGCCACCATGTTTTCCATTTGAGCTCTGTAAACCTCTCTTTTGATGAGCGTAAAGATTTCTTCCATTCGGGGTTCAAGAATTTCAGATAAAATCTGCCGCGGAAGCTTTCTCGGTTTACGGCCTCCCAAGCCGGGCACTTCAATGGTTTCTTCGGCACTGATATTCCGGCAGCTGCATATTCCGTACTTTATCTTGATTTTTTCGGCATCGGCCACCGGCGCCCGTAATCCGATTGCAATATCATTGGTCAGGTTATCCCCTCCCAATGCCAGCACAAAGGTGTGCCGGATATTCTTACCGGAAAATACTGCCAGATCCGTCGTGCCGCCACCGATATCCAGAAGCGCTGTCCCCAGCTCCTTTTCTTCCTCCGTCAACACCGCCTCACCGGATGCCAGTGATTCCAAAACAATATCACAGACATCGAGCCCCGCACGGTTTGCGCATTTGACGATATTATGCGCAGAGGTCACAGCACCGGTGACAATATGAATTTTGGCTTCGAGCCTCACCCCGGACATGCCGACCGGATTCTGAATCCCGACCTGATCATCCACAATAAACTCCTGCGGAAGCACATGAATCACTTCCCGGTCCATCGGAATGGCTACAGCCCGTGCGGCATCGATGACCCGGTCCACATCGTTCTGGACAATTTCGGTCCCTTTTACCGCAATAATCCCCCGGCTGTTGAATCCCGAGATATGCCCACCGGCGATGCCAGCGTAGACCGATGAAATTTCGCAACCGGCCATCAATTCGGCTTCTTCGACGGCTTTTTTTATTGATTCAACGGTCGATTCTATATTGACGACGACCCCTTTTCGAAGGCCAACAGAAGGATGGCTACCGATACCGATAATGTTGATATTCCTGCCCGTAACTTCTCCCACTACGGCGCATATCTTCGTAGTACCGATATCAAGGCCGACGACAATTTCTCCCTGCCCCTGCAAATTATACCTCCTTATGGTTTCCGATGTTGGGTTCAGCGCTTACCGGACGTAAAATAACCCGATCCCGGTTATCCAGATCAATTTCCATAAAATCCGGAACCTCCGGCGATTGTTTGACGTAAGAAAAAATCTGTTCAAGCGTCTGGTATTTACCGGGATAATCACTGTAACCCAGCCGTATGGCTTTGGTTTCTTCAAATGCATAGAGGGTGATTCCCAGTTCACGGTCCACCTGAATTTTTTTTATCATCCGGTTTGGAAGAATACTGCCCGGCTGCCGGCCCAGCTGCAGCACCGCCATTGCGGCTTGAAACGTTGAGGCCGGGGCGATACCGGGTTCATGGATATCCGAAAAATCAAGTCCGCTGATGATTGGCAGCTGATCGGGATCCGAAGCCTCCCATCGCTTAAAAATTTCTCCGCCTGTATTGACCAGAAATTTCTCTCCCAGATCTGCAATGGCAACCGCCTGATGCTCTGTGATCCCAATCGTCAGCTCGGAGGGCAGCTCCCGGCTGACCCGGGCATCTTTTATCCATGGATGCGACAGGAGACGTTTTCTGGCAATCTTGAGATTAACGGAAAGAATATTGACTCCGTCAGTTATTTTTGCCTGTGTCATCACGTCTTTCCGGGACAGCCGTTCGACTCCCGTAATTTCAATATGCCGGGCCTTGAAAAACTCACACTGGGTGATCAGATCGTATCCGAAAACGAACCCGCAGCTCAACAATCCCACAAGCAAAATGCCGCATGCCCCCTTAACGCCTGTTTTCATTAGGCCCCATGTACAGAATCGCCTGTTTGCGGATTTGCGTTTGTACTGATTTTTCCGTATCCGTTTAGAATCCAATACGCTTTACCTCAGTTTCCAGTAAAATTCCGGACATGGCCAGAACCCGTTCCTGAACCAGGCTCATCAACGCCATCATATCCGCGCAGGTCGCGTTGCCCCGATTAATGAAAAAATTGGCATGCGTCGCCGAAACTTCCGCGCCCCCGACGCTTGTCCCTTTCAACCCCGCCAGGTCAATCCATTCTCCGGCGGATCTGCCCGCCGCCGGATTTTTAAAAAAGCATCCGGCGCTTGCAACCCCCGAAGGCTGTGTGTTGCGCCGCATGCGCAGCATTTCTCGGGCTGTTATCCTGAGCTGTACAGGATCTGAAAGATGAAAAACCAGATCCGCCTCCACGATCACAGGGTCAGAAGGCCCCTGTTCCTTATCTCGCTCAAAAACCAGCTGACGGTATTGAAAGATCAGATCGCTTCTGTCAAGTCGATTGATCCGACCATCGGGCATCAGCACCGTTACCCGCTGAAGAATCCCCTCCACCGCACCTGCCCGGGTACCGGCATTCATCATGATGGCGCCGCCAAGTGTCCCGGGTATGCCCATTGCAAACGTCACCCCGCCCCATCCCTGCCGGATGGCATACCAGCATAATTTCTGCAGATCCATCCCCGCCCCTGCGGTAACCAGAATCGAGTCGTTGCGGATTTCCGTACGGATCACCCGGCTGAGGCATCTTTTCATCCCGATGACAATCCCGGGAATCCCCGCATCGGTCACGAGAATATTGGTCCCGCCCCCGACAATGGTACATGGAATCCGATGATCCCCGGCCCATACAATCAGCGCGGAGACATCTTCGAATCGTTCCGGCAGTAAAAAGGCTTCCGCCGGACCTCCAATCTGAAGCGAGGTATGCCGCGCCATGGGCTCGTTAAACCGAACGAGACTGCCAAACCGGCTTTCAAGCCACTGCTTTGCTGTCCTATTCATCGACACGTAACTGTGCCAGCAAGGCTTCCCCGACTTTCCAGACATCTCCCGCACCCAGAGTCAGCACAATATCGCCCGCTTCAACGATTCCCCTGACCAAGGACACGGCGGAATCAAAATTTTCTGAATCCCTGACATCTTTATGCCCATGTAAA harbors:
- a CDS encoding cytochrome c3 family protein, with the protein product MTPKKELQLAYGMAIVLLVVGLISYAAFPAKSPEQPIRMMFKCAAGKVLFDHKTHTDSSGYGIACSDCHHHPADDPSLKACGDCHLKEEASKAPQLCMECHEPDDGMGDQVPMMRADSFHKQCVGCHEAGGAGPVECGKCHVTKSVY
- a CDS encoding radical SAM protein, yielding MVSKTQHADRRFLEKETGTIRKSWQNRIRIAVVYPNRYHIGMSNLGFQTVYRLLNEYDDVVCDRAFLPEPDDEGRPVRSLEHGRLLSEFDVVAFSVSFENDFPNILTILETSKLPLGSSGRNYPHPLIIAGGVACWINPEPVSAFIDCFMIGEAEEILPGFIDVFDPDADRDPMLRLLAREVPGVYVPALYTAIYHKDGTLQSFEPRADVPVKIKRVCVKDLTRLSTCSSILTPETTFDQTYLIEVSRGCPHGCRFCSAGYIYRPPRFRPISLLRQCIEHGASITDKIGLVGAAVSDLPGIGELCRQVAQQHVTLSFSSLRADALDDDLISALSYSGVKTATIAPDAGSQRMRNIINKGLTEEQILHAAEALVAAGIPNLKLYFMIGLPEETMDDVEAISALCRKIKHCFLKSSRARKRIGEITVSVNPFVPKPFTPFQWVPMNELTEIKQKIKKIQRDLGSVSNVRVYSGTPRWSYIQALLSRGDRRVSDVLELCAGNRGNWRKTLKSSPVNPDFFVYRVRPENELFPWDFIDHGIRKSFLLKELGNAKSGSVSVSCGGKSCHLCGVC
- the ftsZ gene encoding cell division protein FtsZ; this encodes MMFTYVENEKTARIKVVGVGGAGGNAINNMIDSNLLGVKFIVANTDCQALDVSNASVKIQIGEKLTEGLGAGANPEIGRQAAIENKEAIKEALQGSHMVFITAGFGGGTGTGAASVIAEIGKEVGALTVAVVTRPFSFEGKKRNRQAEEGINALKEVADTVIIIPNDRLRGLASKDATLIEMFKKADEILLQSVRGITDLIMMPGLVNLDFADVKTTMAKSGMAIMGIGIASGKNRAIEAAENAISHPLLEDISISGAKGVLMNITCSSGLTMEEMTQASERIYDEVGDEAEIIWGTVIDDSLGDEMHVTVIATGIGSGPETVAADKISSTLARGRVRDVTPADMQRAVNYDEPTFIRYKQAVGDPSGTVQINHKGLVIDNSDLEIPTFLRRKAD
- the ftsA gene encoding cell division protein FtsA, whose product is MQGQGEIVVGLDIGTTKICAVVGEVTGRNINIIGIGSHPSVGLRKGVVVNIESTVESIKKAVEEAELMAGCEISSVYAGIAGGHISGFNSRGIIAVKGTEIVQNDVDRVIDAARAVAIPMDREVIHVLPQEFIVDDQVGIQNPVGMSGVRLEAKIHIVTGAVTSAHNIVKCANRAGLDVCDIVLESLASGEAVLTEEEKELGTALLDIGGGTTDLAVFSGKNIRHTFVLALGGDNLTNDIAIGLRAPVADAEKIKIKYGICSCRNISAEETIEVPGLGGRKPRKLPRQILSEILEPRMEEIFTLIKREVYRAQMENMVASGVVVTGGAALLEGVTDIAESVLHVPARLGKPIGISGLVDVVNNPMYATGVGLVLYGAKNQDKKNFRIRDRNIFNRVMGRMKKWFKEVI
- a CDS encoding FtsQ-type POTRA domain-containing protein, which codes for MKTGVKGACGILLVGLLSCGFVFGYDLITQCEFFKARHIEITGVERLSRKDVMTQAKITDGVNILSVNLKIARKRLLSHPWIKDARVSRELPSELTIGITEHQAVAIADLGEKFLVNTGGEIFKRWEASDPDQLPIISGLDFSDIHEPGIAPASTFQAAMAVLQLGRQPGSILPNRMIKKIQVDRELGITLYAFEETKAIRLGYSDYPGKYQTLEQIFSYVKQSPEVPDFMEIDLDNRDRVILRPVSAEPNIGNHKEV
- the murB gene encoding UDP-N-acetylmuramate dehydrogenase, which encodes MNRTAKQWLESRFGSLVRFNEPMARHTSLQIGGPAEAFLLPERFEDVSALIVWAGDHRIPCTIVGGGTNILVTDAGIPGIVIGMKRCLSRVIRTEIRNDSILVTAGAGMDLQKLCWYAIRQGWGGVTFAMGIPGTLGGAIMMNAGTRAGAVEGILQRVTVLMPDGRINRLDRSDLIFQYRQLVFERDKEQGPSDPVIVEADLVFHLSDPVQLRITAREMLRMRRNTQPSGVASAGCFFKNPAAGRSAGEWIDLAGLKGTSVGGAEVSATHANFFINRGNATCADMMALMSLVQERVLAMSGILLETEVKRIGF